One segment of Vibrio gazogenes DNA contains the following:
- the gshB gene encoding glutathione synthase, whose amino-acid sequence MIKLGVVMDPIEGINIKKDTTFAMMLEAQRRGYEVHYIKMDGLHLDQGVAYADTQIVRLQEDPSHWFDIQSSQSIALSELDAVLMRKDPPFDTEYIYATYILERAEEQGTLIVNKPQSLRDCNEKLFTAWFPELTPTTIVTRKAEKIRAFQQQHGDIILKPLDGMGGASIFRVKSGDPNLSVIIETLTNQGQNYCMAQTFVPDISNGDKRILVVDGEPMPYCLARIPPEGETRGNLAAGGTGEARPLTETDRQIAEKIAPALKEKGLIFVGLDVIGDKLTEINVTSPTCVREIEAKYNISITGKLMDAIERRVKA is encoded by the coding sequence ATGATTAAACTAGGCGTTGTGATGGATCCAATTGAAGGGATCAACATCAAAAAAGATACCACCTTTGCGATGATGCTTGAAGCACAGCGTCGTGGCTATGAAGTTCACTACATCAAAATGGATGGACTGCATTTAGATCAAGGCGTCGCTTATGCCGACACCCAAATTGTGCGTCTTCAGGAAGATCCGAGCCACTGGTTTGATATTCAGTCAAGCCAAAGCATTGCGCTGTCTGAGCTGGATGCGGTGCTGATGCGTAAAGATCCGCCATTCGATACTGAATATATCTACGCCACCTATATTCTGGAAAGAGCAGAAGAACAAGGTACTCTGATTGTCAATAAACCGCAGAGTCTGCGTGATTGCAATGAGAAGCTGTTTACGGCTTGGTTCCCGGAATTGACACCGACCACCATCGTGACCCGCAAAGCGGAGAAGATCCGCGCATTTCAGCAGCAGCACGGCGATATTATTCTCAAGCCGTTAGATGGGATGGGTGGCGCGTCGATCTTCCGAGTGAAATCAGGTGATCCGAACCTTTCCGTCATTATTGAAACGTTAACCAACCAAGGCCAAAATTACTGTATGGCACAAACTTTCGTGCCGGACATCAGCAATGGTGATAAACGTATCCTTGTCGTAGACGGAGAGCCAATGCCGTATTGTCTGGCCAGAATTCCACCCGAGGGTGAAACGCGAGGCAATCTGGCAGCCGGAGGCACTGGAGAAGCCCGGCCACTGACAGAAACGGATCGTCAGATCGCTGAAAAAATAGCACCGGCACTGAAGGAAAAAGGGCTAATTTTTGTCGGTCTCGATGTGATCGGTGATAAACTCACCGAAATCAATGTCACCAGCCCAACCTGTGTTCGGGAAATTGAAGCAAAATACAATATTTCAATTACAGGAAAGCTCATGGACGCTATCGAACGACGCGTAAAAGCATAA
- a CDS encoding YqgE/AlgH family protein, with the protein MNLTNHFLVAMPGMQDPYFKNSVIYICEHNEEGAMGLMINAPIDITVETMLKQVEIDPLYPQEKTYSLNSPVFNGGPISSDRGFILHRPQDHYESSLQMTDELSVTTSKDILAVLGTDAEPSHYLVALGYSGWEAGQLESELADNSWLTIEADPEVIFNTPIHEKWNRAVKKLGITPAQLSTMAGHA; encoded by the coding sequence ATGAATTTAACCAATCATTTTCTTGTGGCAATGCCGGGAATGCAGGATCCTTATTTCAAAAATAGTGTGATTTACATTTGTGAACACAATGAAGAAGGTGCCATGGGGCTGATGATTAATGCCCCTATCGATATCACAGTAGAAACCATGCTGAAACAGGTCGAGATTGACCCGCTTTATCCGCAGGAAAAAACCTATAGTCTGAATAGCCCTGTCTTTAATGGTGGGCCGATTTCTTCTGATCGGGGCTTTATTTTGCACCGCCCCCAAGATCACTATGAATCCAGCCTGCAAATGACGGATGAGCTGAGTGTCACAACCTCAAAAGATATTCTGGCTGTGCTCGGCACTGATGCCGAACCCAGTCATTATCTGGTTGCTCTTGGCTATTCCGGTTGGGAAGCCGGACAACTGGAGAGTGAATTGGCTGACAATTCCTGGCTGACCATTGAAGCCGATCCGGAAGTCATTTTTAACACACCGATTCATGAGAAATGGAATCGGGCGGTCAAGAAACTGGGCATTACCCCAGCACAGCTATCGACGATGGCGGGACACGCTTAA
- the ruvX gene encoding Holliday junction resolvase RuvX, producing the protein MSRTIMAFDYGTKSIGSAIGQEITGTASPLKAFPAKDGIPRWEDIEKQIQEWKPDLLIVGLPTDLQGKDLETITPRAKKFANRLHGRFGLPVELHDERLSTTEARSTLFEQGGFRALKKGNIDCQSAVIILESWFETQWG; encoded by the coding sequence ATGTCCAGAACAATCATGGCCTTTGACTACGGCACAAAAAGTATCGGCAGTGCGATCGGGCAGGAAATTACCGGTACCGCATCCCCTCTGAAGGCTTTTCCGGCGAAAGACGGGATTCCCAGATGGGAGGATATAGAGAAGCAGATTCAGGAATGGAAACCGGACCTGCTTATCGTCGGTTTGCCGACTGATTTACAAGGCAAAGATTTGGAGACCATCACACCCCGAGCCAAAAAATTTGCCAACCGCCTACATGGTCGTTTCGGTTTACCGGTTGAACTGCATGATGAACGTTTATCTACGACAGAAGCCCGCAGCACACTGTTTGAACAAGGCGGCTTTCGGGCGCTGAAAAAAGGCAATATAGACTGTCAATCAGCCGTTATCATTCTGGAAAGCTGGTTTGAAACCCAGTGGGGGTGA
- a CDS encoding type IV pilus twitching motility protein PilT, with translation MDISTLLALSVKQNASDLHLSANHPPMLRIDGGLRKVACETLSSQTILSLTESMMTVAQRELFQLTQEADWCYQSEYGRFRVHRFVQSRGYAAVMRYIPSDIPTLQSLESPDILADICRYRQGLVLVTGATGSGKSTTLAAMVDAINRRDEKHIVTIEDPVEFVHHSQQSLVHHREIGRDSASFAEALRAALRADPDVLLIGELRDPETIRLALTAAETGHLVLATLHTRSAAQSIDRMIDVFPADEQSRVRTVLAESLQAVIAQRLLPKVGGGRVGCYEVLIATSAVRNLIRENRLPQIESVMQAGAERGMRTMMQDRQRLLNLGKALEK, from the coding sequence ATGGATATATCAACGTTACTGGCTCTTAGTGTAAAACAGAACGCCTCTGATCTACATCTTTCTGCAAATCATCCGCCGATGTTACGAATTGATGGTGGATTGAGAAAGGTGGCATGTGAAACTTTATCCAGCCAGACGATCCTGTCTCTGACCGAATCGATGATGACCGTCGCACAGCGAGAGCTGTTTCAGCTTACCCAAGAAGCGGACTGGTGTTATCAGAGTGAGTATGGTCGTTTTCGGGTTCATCGTTTTGTGCAAAGCCGTGGCTATGCTGCGGTAATGCGCTATATTCCGAGTGATATTCCGACGCTCCAATCCCTTGAATCACCGGATATTCTTGCCGATATTTGTCGTTATCGTCAGGGGTTGGTATTGGTTACCGGGGCGACCGGTTCCGGCAAATCAACAACCTTAGCTGCAATGGTCGATGCAATTAACCGCCGAGATGAGAAGCATATTGTGACGATTGAAGATCCGGTTGAGTTTGTCCATCACTCTCAGCAGTCTTTGGTGCATCACCGGGAAATCGGGCGCGATAGTGCGTCTTTTGCCGAGGCGCTGCGCGCTGCATTACGGGCTGATCCGGATGTGTTGCTGATCGGTGAATTGCGCGATCCGGAAACGATTCGCTTGGCCTTGACCGCAGCAGAAACCGGACATTTGGTGTTGGCAACACTGCATACCCGTAGTGCTGCACAATCAATTGATCGGATGATTGATGTGTTTCCCGCAGATGAGCAGAGCCGGGTTCGTACTGTGCTGGCCGAATCGCTACAGGCAGTGATTGCCCAGCGCTTATTGCCCAAAGTCGGGGGCGGTCGGGTCGGCTGTTATGAAGTGTTGATAGCGACTTCAGCGGTGCGGAATTTGATCCGGGAAAATCGACTGCCTCAGATTGAATCGGTCATGCAGGCAGGAGCCGAGCGTGGGATGAGAACCATGATGCAAGATCGGCAGCGGTTATTGAATCTCGGGAAGGCGCTAGAGAAATGA
- a CDS encoding YggS family pyridoxal phosphate-dependent enzyme: MSTIAQNIQHIMSDIERVQEKCGRTRNSVLLLAVSKTKPVEAIDEAIQAGQLAFGENYVQEGVEKVQYFARHAQDKPLEWHFIGPIQSNKTRQVAEHFAWVHTIDREKIAQRLNDQRPADMPPLQVLIQVNTSGEESKSGAGEQEIFQLAALISALPNLTLRGLMSIPENVPDYDAQLAAFKKLTTLKVKLQEIYPEVDTLSMGMSGDMEAAIAAGSTIVRIGTAIFGARDYSNI; encoded by the coding sequence ATGAGTACGATTGCACAAAACATTCAACATATCATGTCAGACATCGAGCGGGTTCAGGAAAAGTGTGGACGTACTCGAAATTCTGTTCTTTTGCTGGCGGTCAGCAAAACCAAACCGGTCGAAGCGATTGATGAGGCAATTCAAGCCGGTCAGCTTGCTTTCGGTGAAAACTATGTGCAGGAAGGGGTCGAAAAAGTACAGTATTTCGCCCGACACGCACAGGACAAACCTTTAGAATGGCACTTTATCGGCCCGATACAGTCCAATAAAACACGTCAGGTTGCAGAGCACTTTGCATGGGTTCATACCATTGATCGAGAGAAAATCGCCCAACGTCTCAACGATCAAAGGCCAGCTGACATGCCACCGCTTCAGGTGCTGATTCAGGTCAATACCAGCGGGGAAGAGTCAAAATCCGGAGCTGGGGAGCAAGAGATTTTTCAGTTGGCTGCATTGATTTCTGCGCTGCCAAACCTCACCTTAAGAGGATTAATGTCGATTCCGGAAAACGTGCCGGACTATGATGCTCAACTGGCTGCGTTTAAAAAATTGACTACATTGAAAGTGAAACTACAAGAAATCTATCCCGAAGTGGATACGCTTTCCATGGGAATGAGTGGAGATATGGAAGCTGCGATTGCAGCGGGTAGTACCATCGTCAGAATCGGAACCGCTATTTTTGGTGCCCGAGATTATTCGAATATCTGA
- the proC gene encoding pyrroline-5-carboxylate reductase encodes MEQRQIAFIGAGNMAKAIIAGLVGSGYPATQITATAPTDRHLLPLANDYGIRTSHDSHQVVQQADVVILAVKPQLMADVCRHFQDIDLSQKLVISIAAGITCQRLSDMLNTPNLNLIRVMPNTPSLINQGMSGLFASASVTETDQAFTTELFQSVGEVCWINHESQMNGIIAAAGSAPAYFFLFMEAMQQEAIAQGFDAETARLLVQQSAVGAAAMVKANPDTDFTALREQVTSKGGTTAEAIRTFNEHDLAEVVAQAMQAAVKRAEAMEKQF; translated from the coding sequence ATGGAACAAAGACAGATCGCCTTCATCGGTGCCGGAAATATGGCAAAAGCGATCATTGCGGGCTTAGTTGGTAGCGGATACCCCGCGACACAAATCACGGCAACAGCGCCGACAGATCGGCATTTGCTACCACTGGCGAACGATTATGGTATCCGAACATCACACGATAGCCATCAAGTCGTCCAGCAAGCAGATGTGGTCATTCTTGCAGTGAAGCCTCAATTGATGGCTGATGTTTGCCGTCATTTTCAGGATATTGATTTGTCCCAAAAGCTAGTAATTTCTATTGCAGCCGGCATCACTTGTCAGCGTTTGAGTGATATGCTCAACACGCCGAATCTCAACCTAATTCGGGTTATGCCCAATACGCCATCCCTGATCAATCAGGGTATGAGCGGATTATTTGCCTCCGCATCAGTAACGGAGACGGATCAAGCGTTTACAACCGAACTGTTTCAATCCGTCGGAGAGGTTTGTTGGATCAACCATGAATCTCAGATGAATGGGATTATTGCCGCAGCCGGTAGCGCACCCGCTTATTTCTTCCTATTCATGGAAGCCATGCAACAAGAAGCGATCGCCCAAGGATTTGATGCCGAGACAGCCCGTCTGCTGGTTCAACAAAGTGCAGTCGGTGCAGCAGCAATGGTCAAAGCAAATCCGGACACCGACTTCACAGCACTCAGAGAGCAGGTCACTTCAAAAGGCGGGACGACCGCTGAAGCAATCCGAACCTTCAATGAACATGATCTCGCTGAAGTGGTTGCACAAGCAATGCAAGCTGCGGTAAAACGAGCCGAAGCGATGGAAAAACAATTTTAA
- a CDS encoding YggT family protein: protein MNSMSFLISTLFNLYIMVVLMRLWLQAARADFYNPFSQFVVKATQPVVGPLRRIIPSIGSLDLATVLFAYVLCVLKFTILVMLASGGAAGFNTYFLFLGLLALIKAAGGLLFWVLLIRAILSWVSQGRSPIEYVFIQVTEPFLMPIRKILPDLGGIDLSVLVVFILLQFMNIMVGDFIGPLWHQL from the coding sequence ATGAATTCAATGAGTTTTCTAATCTCTACCCTGTTTAACCTGTACATCATGGTCGTACTGATGCGTCTCTGGCTTCAGGCCGCTCGCGCAGATTTTTATAATCCGTTTTCCCAGTTTGTGGTGAAAGCAACACAGCCGGTCGTCGGTCCGCTGCGCCGTATTATTCCGTCAATTGGTAGCCTTGATCTGGCAACGGTATTATTTGCCTATGTGCTGTGTGTCCTGAAATTTACCATACTGGTGATGCTCGCTTCCGGTGGTGCGGCAGGATTCAATACCTACTTTTTATTTCTGGGGCTTCTTGCACTAATAAAAGCAGCGGGTGGATTGTTGTTCTGGGTATTGTTGATCCGTGCTATTCTGAGCTGGGTCAGTCAAGGCAGAAGCCCGATAGAATATGTCTTCATCCAAGTCACTGAACCTTTCCTGATGCCGATCAGAAAAATCTTGCCTGATTTAGGGGGCATTGATTTGAGCGTACTGGTCGTCTTTATTCTGTTGCAGTTCATGAACATCATGGTCGGTGACTTTATCGGTCCGTTATGGCATCAGCTATAA
- the yggU gene encoding DUF167 family protein YggU, which produces MPAICQEELDIILRLYIQPKASRDNIVGLHGDELKIAITAPPVDGKANAHLIKFLSKQFKVAKSSIEIEKGELGRHKQVRIHSPSQIPQMIQSLL; this is translated from the coding sequence ATGCCCGCCATCTGTCAGGAAGAGCTGGATATAATCCTGAGGCTATATATCCAGCCCAAAGCCAGTCGTGACAATATTGTGGGATTACATGGCGATGAACTCAAAATCGCCATTACTGCCCCACCGGTCGATGGCAAAGCCAATGCCCATCTGATTAAGTTTTTGTCCAAACAATTTAAAGTCGCGAAAAGTAGTATTGAGATTGAAAAAGGCGAGCTGGGCAGACATAAACAAGTCCGGATTCACTCCCCAAGCCAAATTCCTCAGATGATCCAATCTTTGTTGTAA
- a CDS encoding UbiD family decarboxylase has protein sequence MQRIKDLRQYIEKLEQLEDIRHVDRAVDPHLEMAAITRRGYDLHAPAPLFSNILGTDKGMRAMGAPAAISSVAGKPAARVALSVGLSEDASWQEIVECLATSTKAEGIPPNIVATAPCKQNILHGADASLDRFPIPYLHEGDGGPYCNTWGTIVARTPDGKWTNWSIARIQKLDAHRMTGLIVLPQHIACVWEEWRKIGKPMPYALVQGCEPALPIVSSMPLDDYENESDYLGGHFGEAIDVVRCETIDLEVPASAEIVIEGHISIERECEEGPFGEYPGYMVTETSMQPVYHVECITYRDDAIWPFIPEGRPIDEFHTAVGVAMSAEVLSMLREADLPVTTVWSPLETANHWLFVTVPCDWRDKLPGVNSEAFAHQIAQKIWQTKYGANCPVIYVLDDDIDPTDPADYLWALPTRTHPTKRRVIDHGPILPLLACYTDEECQEHTGDRVVHDCLQPAPDRGRLRHSSFEGAYPEEIQARVIELWDQ, from the coding sequence ATGCAACGCATAAAAGACCTTCGTCAATATATTGAAAAACTGGAACAACTCGAAGACATCCGTCACGTAGACAGAGCTGTTGATCCCCATCTTGAAATGGCTGCGATTACACGACGCGGCTACGATCTTCACGCCCCTGCCCCACTCTTCAGCAATATTCTCGGTACTGATAAAGGCATGAGAGCGATGGGTGCACCGGCGGCAATCAGCTCAGTTGCAGGTAAACCGGCTGCGCGTGTCGCCCTCTCTGTCGGATTGTCTGAAGATGCTTCGTGGCAAGAGATTGTCGAATGTCTGGCGACATCAACCAAAGCAGAAGGTATTCCACCGAATATCGTCGCAACCGCCCCCTGTAAACAGAATATTCTGCACGGTGCCGATGCAAGCCTTGACCGATTCCCGATTCCTTATCTTCATGAAGGTGATGGTGGCCCTTACTGCAATACATGGGGCACGATTGTGGCGCGTACACCTGATGGCAAATGGACCAACTGGTCAATCGCCCGAATTCAGAAGTTAGATGCACATCGCATGACTGGGCTGATCGTGCTGCCACAACACATTGCCTGTGTATGGGAAGAATGGCGTAAAATTGGTAAGCCGATGCCTTACGCATTGGTGCAGGGGTGTGAGCCAGCTTTACCTATCGTCTCATCGATGCCACTCGACGATTACGAAAATGAAAGTGACTACCTCGGGGGACACTTTGGCGAGGCGATAGATGTTGTACGGTGTGAAACCATCGATCTTGAAGTGCCGGCAAGTGCTGAAATCGTCATTGAAGGACATATTTCGATTGAACGAGAATGTGAAGAAGGCCCGTTTGGCGAATATCCGGGTTATATGGTGACCGAAACCAGTATGCAGCCGGTCTATCATGTTGAGTGTATTACTTATCGTGATGATGCAATCTGGCCATTCATCCCGGAAGGCCGCCCGATTGACGAATTCCATACTGCTGTCGGGGTCGCAATGAGTGCAGAAGTACTCTCAATGTTACGTGAAGCCGATTTACCGGTAACGACCGTCTGGTCACCGCTGGAAACAGCCAACCATTGGCTATTTGTCACCGTCCCCTGTGACTGGCGTGACAAGCTGCCCGGTGTGAACAGTGAAGCATTCGCCCATCAAATTGCACAAAAGATCTGGCAGACGAAGTACGGAGCAAACTGTCCGGTTATCTATGTACTGGATGATGATATTGATCCGACCGATCCGGCCGATTACCTCTGGGCACTACCGACGCGGACACATCCCACCAAACGTCGCGTGATTGATCATGGTCCGATTCTGCCGTTACTGGCCTGTTATACCGATGAAGAGTGTCAGGAGCATACTGGAGATCGCGTCGTGCATGACTGCCTGCAACCCGCACCGGATCGCGGACGCCTGCGCCATAGTTCATTTGAAGGGGCTTATCCGGAAGAGATTCAAGCGCGTGTTATCGAGCTATGGGATCAGTAA
- a CDS encoding response regulator, translating into MDDEKNTVLIVDDNAENRALLGEVLKPYFHVLITTRGEQAITVCQKHLPDIVLLDIMMPEMDGYEVCRRLKSDDRTQAIPVIFLTAKSQIADEQQGFDVGAVDYILKPISPPILLARVHTHLRLKQAMSELANQNRILEQRVRERTHHLESLQNATIEAMASLAETRDNETGNHIRRTQRYIKYLAEELVRQGLYVEQLTPETIENLFKSAPLHDIGKVGIPDAILLKAGKLTEDEFEIMKTHTEIGRNVIVSVESAIDFKCDFLQFAKEIAMSHQEKWDGTGYPQGLKEYEIPLSARLMALADVYDALISERVYKPAFSHEKAVSIIKKGKGTHFEPEIVVAFLAIEQQFKETARTYRDEGFHEASFPSADQDKD; encoded by the coding sequence ATGGATGATGAAAAAAATACGGTATTAATTGTTGATGACAATGCTGAGAATCGTGCTTTGTTAGGCGAAGTTTTAAAGCCCTATTTTCATGTTTTGATTACAACCAGAGGTGAACAGGCGATCACCGTGTGTCAGAAACATCTGCCTGATATTGTGCTGCTCGATATCATGATGCCGGAAATGGATGGCTATGAAGTGTGTCGCCGTCTGAAGTCGGATGATCGAACACAGGCGATTCCGGTGATCTTTTTAACGGCGAAGTCACAGATAGCAGACGAACAACAGGGATTTGATGTCGGTGCCGTTGACTATATTCTCAAGCCGATCAGCCCACCGATTCTGCTTGCCAGAGTGCATACACATCTACGTCTGAAACAGGCAATGTCAGAGCTTGCGAACCAAAACCGTATTTTGGAACAACGGGTTCGAGAGCGTACTCATCATTTGGAAAGCTTGCAGAATGCAACGATTGAAGCGATGGCCTCACTGGCTGAAACCCGAGATAACGAAACCGGTAATCACATCCGTAGAACCCAACGTTACATTAAATATCTGGCGGAAGAACTCGTCCGGCAGGGGCTTTATGTCGAACAGTTGACCCCCGAGACGATTGAGAATTTGTTTAAGTCCGCACCTTTACATGACATTGGTAAAGTGGGGATCCCTGATGCGATTCTCTTGAAGGCGGGCAAACTGACGGAAGATGAATTCGAGATCATGAAAACACATACTGAGATTGGGCGGAATGTGATTGTTTCTGTGGAGTCAGCGATTGATTTCAAATGTGATTTTCTGCAATTTGCCAAGGAAATTGCCATGAGTCATCAGGAAAAATGGGACGGCACGGGTTATCCGCAGGGACTGAAAGAATATGAGATTCCGCTTAGCGCTCGTTTGATGGCGCTCGCTGATGTTTACGATGCACTGATTTCTGAACGGGTCTACAAACCGGCATTTTCTCATGAAAAAGCGGTCAGCATTATCAAAAAAGGCAAAGGAACACATTTTGAACCCGAGATAGTGGTGGCTTTTCTGGCTATTGAACAGCAGTTTAAGGAGACCGCCCGAACCTACCGGGACGAAGGTTTCCATGAAGCCTCTTTTCCGTCTGCGGATCAGGACAAAGACTGA